The DNA segment aaaattCCATTGGGTgcatgtcggatcctccaaaagtaggcGTTTTTGGATGATCCTACACAGGTGCGATAACAGTTTTGGAGAGTCAGTGCAACATAGCTAACCACACATACCTGCAAGCATTTTGGTATTGTTAAGTAGATGAACAAATAAGACTTGCTTGTAAAGTACTCCAAAAGGGAACTTAAGTTATATACTTGTCATAATTTGGCGAGTTTAACTGTAATTACAAGTCATAATATAATCCATCTATAGGTAATAGTTGCAAGAATTTGTGATTTTGCACTCTTGATATGCTCCATGATGtcatctcaaaaaaaaaaaaaaaattaaaatcatcTCAAAGATATGCTCTGTGATGTCACGAAGGAAAGGAACTTGTATGATGGACCAAAATACTCCATAATCTCCATTTGCTGGGTATTTTCTCTTCAGCACAATCGCCTCAAAGTTGTACTGGTCAGGTTGATGAACTAATATGTATGCACTTAACTATTGTACTATATAGAGGTTAATATTAGAATAACAATGTGCTGCATTCTGCATCAACATTTTCAGTATAATGTGTTGTCCTCTTGTTCATTATGATTGATTTCTCCAAAAAATATCCTGTCGTATGTAAGATGCTTGAATgctatttccttttatttatctCAATTTTGTTTTAAGGTTTCGAGATGGAGGATACACCTAAAGAAGAAGACAAGTTGTCTGATGGGGCTTCTGAAAATGCACCTCCGAAGGAACAAGAAAGCCGTGAGGAGATGCTTTCAAGGCATAGGTACTTCTTAAGTCTCTCTCAAAACAGATTATCTTGGTAGTTGCTTCCACCCTCTTTATATTATGGAAAACCTCTGTATATTTTTAGTTCTAATTTAGACCCAAGGGAGACAAATTTTCATGTATATTCATTTTACAGTGTCAATATCTGTAGCTACTTTCATTAGTCACATTTATGCTTATAGGAACATTTGGTTCTCTACCTGAGAAGATGGCTTATTCCTTGGATTTAAGTATTTAACACGTGCTATTCTTCACTTTGACTGTGACTTCTATGTGATTAGATGGCTTGGGATAGTGTTTGAGTTTAACATGTCGGGGCATTAATTGTTTAGCAGTTGCTCAATCTATCGTGTCAGATTAGTTACTTTCTGCAGAACTTCTGAAAATTTTATTGACATTTCAAAAGAATCTATACAGGAAAGAGATTTCTCAGCTACAGGGCAAAGAAATGGCAATGAAAAAGGCAGCAGCTAAGGGCAGCAAGGCTGAACAGAAAGCTAAGAAGAAACAAGTCGATGAAGAGGTGTCCAAACTTTCTGCTCAGCTCAAACAAAGGCACGCGGAGGAACTTGCTTCTTTAGGCTATAGTGGTGGTAGTagtaatgaaaaagaaaaagataatctTGACACGTTGGTGAAGGCTATTGCTGGAGTTTCTGTTGGCATTCAATCTGACAGTTCAAAACCTAGCAAGAGTGTTAAGAGGCGTGAGAAAAGAGCTCAACAAGAAGCAgctagagagcagagaatacaaGAAGAACAGAGTAATATTGTAAGCGATCGGGTTATTGAGAATGAGAAGTTAGAAAGAAAACTTGAACCCCTTGGATTAACCATTAATGAAATAAAGCCCGATGGACACTGTCTCTACCGAGCTGTCGAGAATCAGTTAGCGCTTCACTCTGGAGGTTCGTCGCCTTATACATATCTTGAACTCCGACAGATGGCGGCAGGATACATGACGAAACACGCCACCGACTTTCTCCCCTTTTTCCTCTCTGAGAATATGAGTGAAGGAGAATCGGATGATTCTGTTGTGGAAAGGTTTGAGAATTACTGTAGAGAAGTGGAGACAACCGCAGCATGGGGCGGACAACTTGAGCTCGGTGCTCTAACTCATGTCTTAAAGAAACATATCATGATTTTTTCAGGGTCCTTTCCCGATGTAGAGATGGGAAAAGAATACAAATCTGACAGCAGCACTAGCTCTTATAATTTAAGTATAATGCTATCGTACCACAGACATGCATTTGGGCTTGGCGAACATTATAACTCGGTTGTCCGGAGTTTATCCTGAGAGGTATGTTCTATATCATGTGATCAACTGCTTTTGTAGCAACTATATTTGTAAGCTTATGTTGTCCTCTTGTTTTATCTGCAGTTAATATGCCATTTTCTGTACCGAATTTTGTTACGAGCGATGGTGTTTTTTTATGTGAGGCAGTGATTTCATTTTTGTAATTGAATCAAATGTGATTTATTGTTCTTCTCATATATTAATGCATTGCTCTACTATCTGTCACTGTTACTCTGTTACGAGATCTCTACATAACTTAGTAGTCTACTAGTACAAGGAAATTATATCGCAGTCGACATCTATGTACATTATTGTGAGTCATTTTTTTGGATTTCTTGCATCTTGGCTAACGGACTGGCACTTGTTAACATTCTATAATAGAAGGgaccataatatatatatatatatatatatatatatatacatacacacacacaccctAAACACAACCCAAGGCTCTTCGtgtttatgttttttttcttcaaaaaatccTTTAGGAATCTACAAAAGACCAGTCACAACTCATTCCTAAAAAAGCAACTCTAAACAATAGATTGAGTAAAATATTCTGTGTTTCTAGGTGTGAACTAGCAGATTGTGTTTCAGTTTGAATGCATCTTCATGAACCTGCCATGagcattatttttatttcttttgaaaaaggagaaaggagaaaTTAATACAACTTGTGAAGGACATTACAATTTTAGACAGTAAAGGCATATTGCTTTTAAGTAGGTGTGTTCACGGTTCGGTTTGGCCggtttttgattaaaaccaaaatcaaaccaatttaatcggtttttaaaattttaaaaccaaaaccaaaccaaattacaTACAAACCATCGGTTTGGTTGTTGTTGGTTTGGTTCAGTTTTTCGGTTCCTAGTAAGCTAATGATAAGTCGATAATAGTAAAACAACACTAGACAACAATCTGAAAATAATTTGCTAgtatgaagtggaggttagcgtcgggagttttATGTGACatgaaagtgccaccgttactaaaaggtaagttttatagagcagtggttaggcctgccatgttatatggaactgaatgttggccggtaaagaactcacacatccagaagatgaaaatagcagagatgaggatgttgaggtggatgtgcgggcatacaaggatggataagattaggaatgaagatattcgagagaaggtgggcgtggcccccatagaggacaagatgcgggaagtaaaactcagatggttcggacacattcagaggaggagcattgatgcaccggtgaggaggtgtgagcgactggctgtagtgagcacgcggagaggtagagggcgacctaagaagtattggggagaggtgatcagacaggacatggcgcgacttaggattactgaggacatggcccttgacagggaattatggaggtcgagcattaaggttgcaggttaggggaaagttgtgaatatttctacaacacaatagagtgagactagctagttaggagttagacgaagaatgtcattggtcgtctattgatgcagggctttacctgctaggtgtactataccagccatctatttcgtatttcgtatttcgtattctgtatttcatatctcttatattgctgttatttattatgcatttttatggtactaatatatcggctcttgttgctttttttgagtcgagggtctcctggaaacagcctctctacccttcggggtaggggtaaggtctgcgtacatattaccctccccagaccccacttgtgggattatactgggtcgtagTTGTTGtgcttttttatatattttatttcggAACTGAAAGTTTATTTACCTGTTTATACgaaaaaaatgaacaaaaaacaaactaaaagttTACTTTCTCAAGCTTTAGCTACTATAgtcttgcaatttgaatttgctttctttactct comes from the Nicotiana sylvestris chromosome 4, ASM39365v2, whole genome shotgun sequence genome and includes:
- the LOC104233476 gene encoding OVARIAN TUMOR DOMAIN-containing deubiquitinating enzyme 5-like — translated: MEDTPKEEDKLSDGASENAPPKEQESREEMLSRHRKEISQLQGKEMAMKKAAAKGSKAEQKAKKKQVDEEVSKLSAQLKQRHAEELASLGYSGGSSNEKEKDNLDTLVKAIAGVSVGIQSDSSKPSKSVKRREKRAQQEAAREQRIQEEQSNIVSDRVIENEKLERKLEPLGLTINEIKPDGHCLYRAVENQLALHSGGSSPYTYLELRQMAAGYMTKHATDFLPFFLSENMSEGESDDSVVERFENYCREVETTAAWGGQLELGALTHVLKKHIMIFSGSFPDVEMGKEYKSDSSTSSYNLSIMLSYHRHAFGLGEHYNSVVRSLS